The following are encoded together in the Oncorhynchus keta strain PuntledgeMale-10-30-2019 unplaced genomic scaffold, Oket_V2 Un_contig_15588_pilon_pilon, whole genome shotgun sequence genome:
- the colec10 gene encoding collectin-10 — protein sequence MKHHDFSRRLLVLSVLSTIFDSLNAVEVCSNTILPGSKGDLGEGGGEGDQGRLGKTGPPGLLGLTGELGDKGEHGRTGKMGPAGDKGDAGDAGVDGPSGLKGKTGATCDCGRYRKVVGQMDINVRKLKNAVKFVKNVILGIKETEEKFYLIVKEARKYREALINCKLRGGMLAMPKTTDTNTLIADYVTQAGLTQVFIGLQAGQKGGGPVYADLTPVRNYTAWGLEEPSGAPSNTSCVKMVSTGTWNQVECDITMYYVCEFKKSRRGLAAVL from the exons ATGAAACATCACGACTTCAGCAGGAGGCTACTGGTGCTCTCTGTCCTTTCAACTATCTTTGATTCTCTGAATGCGGTCGAAGTCTGTTCCAACACTATTCTGCCAGGATCTAAAG GAGACCTGGGTGAAGGGGGAGGCGAGGGAGACCAGGGACGGCTGGGAAAGACCGGCCCACCAGGACTACTAG GTCTGACAGGGGAGCTCGGAGATAAAGGAGAGCATGGCCGGACGGGGAAGATGGGTCCTGCTGGAGACAAAG GAGACGCAGGAGATGCAGGAGTTGATGGACCCTCTGGACTGAAAGGGAAAACAG GGGCAACATGTGACTGTGGGAGGTACAGGAAGGTCGTTGGACAGATGGACATCAATGTCAGAAAGCTGAAGAATGCAGTCAAGTTTGTGAAAAATG TCATTTTAGGCATTAAGGAAACGGAGGAGAAATTTTACCTGATTGTGAAAGAGGCCAGAAAGTACCGAGAGGCTCTGATAAACTGTAAGCTGAGGGGCGGTATGCTCGCCATGCCCAAAACAACAGACACCAACACCCTGATTGCAGACTACGTCACCCAGGCCGGCCTTACCCAGGTCTTCATCGGGCTGCAGGCTGGGCAGAAGGGGGGAGGGCCTGTTTACGCAGACCTGACCCCAGTGAGGAACTATACCGCCTGGGGCCTAGAGGAGCCATCAGGGGCCCCTTCCAACACCAGCTGTGTGAAGATGGTCAGCACAG GCACCTGGAACCAGGTGGAGTGTGACATCACCATGTACTACGTGTGCGAATTCAAGAAGAGCAGGAGAGGTCTCGCCGCCGTGCTGTGA